The Streptomyces sp. NBC_00224 genome contains the following window.
CAGGTCGCCGACATCTGGCCCAGTCTGCTCACGCAGGACAACGGCTGCGCCGTGGCCAAGGCCGTGCGGTCCGGCGGCTCCTGGAAGCTCGAAGTGATCAACGTGACGGGGAAGATAAAGCAGGGCGACGAGCACGCCCTGATGCGCTTCGCCATCAGCAAGTAGCCCGCCCCTCGACCCGGTCGAGCGGCCATCGGGTCTGCGGGACATCGCACGCGCCTCTGGCTGTCGCCGATGCACGGCATCAGCGACAGCCGAGGGCTCCCTCGATCAGAGGGACTTCGCGTCCAGCCACGGACGGTGCCCCGGTCCCGTCGGGTGGGTACCGGTAACGCCCATGACCAACGAGTAGAGGCTGGTCTCCGCGGTGATGAAGAGGCGGTTGCGCTTGGCGCCGCCCCACGAGATGTTGGCGACCGCCTCGGGGACGTTGAGCCGCCCGATGAGGGTGCCGTCCGGGTCGTAGCAGTGCACCCCGTCGTTCATCGCGGCGGCCCAGAGCCGGCCGCCGTCGTCGAAGCGGAGGTTGTCGAAGCGAGCCTCCTTCCGGCCCTGCGCCTCGGCGAAGACCTTGCCGTCGGACAGCGTGCCGTCATCGCGTACGTCGAAGACCCGGATGCACCCCGCGCGGGTGTCGGAGACGAACAGCTGCCGCTCGTCGTTCGAGAAGACCAGCCCGTTCGGCGCTTCGAAGCAGTCGGCGACCAGCCGCACTTCGCCGGTGGCAGGATCGATGCGGTAGAGGTTGTTGGCCCCGATCTCGCTCTGCGCGCGATGGCCCTCGTAGTCGCTGGTGATGCCGAAGTCCGGGTCGGAGAACCAGATCGAACCATCGGACTTGACGGCCGCGTCGTTCGGGCTGTTCAGGCGCTTGCCCTGCCACCGGTCCGCCAGCACGGTGACGGTGCCGTTGTGTTCGGTGCGTGTCACGCGACGGTTGCCCTGCTCGCAGGTGATCAGCCTGCCCTCGCGGTCGAGGGTGTTGCCGTTGGTGTGCCCGGCGGAGCGGCGGAAGACGCTGACGACACCGGTCTCCTCGTCCCAGCGCAGCATCCGGTCGTTGGGGATGTCGCTCCAGATCACCTGCCGCCAGGCGGGCAGGTAGATCGGTCCCTCGGCCCAGCGACATCCGGCGTACAGGACCTCCAGCGCGTCGTCTCCGTTCATGCAGCGTCCGGTACGGAACCGGTCGTCGAGCATCTCGTACAGCCCAGGGCGCTCGCTGGTCATGATGCCTTCCCCTCCTACAGACGTCACATTCCGAAGTTGATTCGGCCTGATATGCAGATTGCAGGATGAGCTATGGTCACCACAAGGAGATTCCGAATGGAGAGTTGTGGATCACATCGATCGTCTCCTGCTGGCGCAGCTCCAGCAGGACGCCACCCAGTCCTACGCCGCACTGGGCCAGGCCGTCGGCCTGTCCGCCGGTGCCGCTCATGAGCGCGTGCGCAAGCTGCGGGAGCGCGGCGTCATCCGGCGCACCACCATCGAGGTGGACCCGGCCGCGGTCGGCAGTGCCGTCCTGGCCTACGTCCTGGTCGACTCGACCTCTTGGATGGGTGATTCGGCGAACGACTTCGCCGCGCTCCCCGAAGTCCTGGAGGCGCACGTCATCGCCGGCACCGCCTCAGTGCTGGTGAAGGTCAGGACCGCGACCACCGAGCAACTCCAGGACGTACTCCGCCGGATCTACGCCATCGACGGGGTCAGCGGGACCCAGGCCACGGTGGTGCTCGAAACGTTCTTCGAGCGGCCACTCTCCCCTCAGGCCACCGACCAGGCCTGAGGCCACACCTCGGCGCGCGCCCTACCCCCTCGCCCCCTGGCCATCCGTGAGCCGGAGCGCTTGCACACCCGGCTCACGCAGAAGTGATGGCCTGTTCCAGCAGGCCGTGAAGGACGCGCTGTTCCTCCGGGGCGAGGCCGGACAGCGGGGAGTCCACGGCGAGGAGTTCGAGGAGACGTCCGCGCAGTGCGGTGCCTTCGGCGGTGAGGACGAGGTGCTTGGCGCGGCGGTCCGTGGGGTGCGGGTGGCGCTCGACCAGGCTCTGCTTCTCCAGCTTGTCGACGACAAAGGTGGTGTTGGAGGGCTCGCAGCTCATGCGTTCGGCAAGCTCCCGCATGGTCATCGGCCCGCTCATCTCCCGCAGCGCGGTCGCCTGGGACGCGGTGAGACCCAGGGTGGCGGCGCGCTCCCGTACATGCTCGGCGATCCGCTGGGCCAGTCCGTTCACCAGACCGCACAGCTGTCGCTCGGCGATGGCCTGGCGCTCGGGAGACGTCGTCATGTCACCACTCTAGCAAATCCATCAAGACAACATATTTACAGCTTGAATGATTCGAACTTGATGCTTATGGTTGTCACCGCCGCCGCAGGACACGCGACGGCGACCTGATGATGGCTCACGGGAGAGAACTCATGGCTGACTTGACGGTGGATCAGGGCGTACGACTGCGCCGGCCGGCGGGGATCCGCTCGATACGGCTGGGCGACACGAAGGTGTCGTACGTTCCGGACGGCGATGTACGGCTCCGGCCGCTGCACCTGCTCAAAGACACCACCGACGAGGTGTGGGCCGCACACCCGGAGTACCTGGACGCCACGGGCCACCTCGTGGGGAGCGTCGGCGGTCTGCTGGTCGAGCACGGCGACCGCGCGCTGCTGATCGACGCGGGCGTCGGCCCGCAGACGCTCACGGCTCCGGACGGCCCCCTCGCCACGATCCACGGAGGTGCGCTCCCGGGCAGCCTGGCCGAACTCGGCCGCCGCCCCGAGGACATCGAAGCGGTGGCCTTCACCCACCTCCACGCCGACCACCTCGGCTGGGCCTGCCATCCCGCCCCCGGCGGTGACCGGCCCGTATTCGCCC
Protein-coding sequences here:
- a CDS encoding MBL fold metallo-hydrolase, which gives rise to MADLTVDQGVRLRRPAGIRSIRLGDTKVSYVPDGDVRLRPLHLLKDTTDEVWAAHPEYLDATGHLVGSVGGLLVEHGDRALLIDAGVGPQTLTAPDGPLATIHGGALPGSLAELGRRPEDIEAVAFTHLHADHLGWACHPAPGGDRPVFAHADYLISEPEWDRRDLLEAQGMTEQVAALAPLVRTITDGQEIFPGVRVRITPGHTVGHAEYVITGGGRRLIAFGDAVHSPIQIDHPDWSSGFDHDPALTADHRRRLVAELAEPGTIGFGVHFADVVFGHVQQGGDGPAWRPVDA
- a CDS encoding Lrp/AsnC family transcriptional regulator, with translation MDHIDRLLLAQLQQDATQSYAALGQAVGLSAGAAHERVRKLRERGVIRRTTIEVDPAAVGSAVLAYVLVDSTSWMGDSANDFAALPEVLEAHVIAGTASVLVKVRTATTEQLQDVLRRIYAIDGVSGTQATVVLETFFERPLSPQATDQA
- a CDS encoding MarR family winged helix-turn-helix transcriptional regulator — translated: MTTSPERQAIAERQLCGLVNGLAQRIAEHVRERAATLGLTASQATALREMSGPMTMRELAERMSCEPSNTTFVVDKLEKQSLVERHPHPTDRRAKHLVLTAEGTALRGRLLELLAVDSPLSGLAPEEQRVLHGLLEQAITSA
- a CDS encoding SMP-30/gluconolactonase/LRE family protein, giving the protein MTSERPGLYEMLDDRFRTGRCMNGDDALEVLYAGCRWAEGPIYLPAWRQVIWSDIPNDRMLRWDEETGVVSVFRRSAGHTNGNTLDREGRLITCEQGNRRVTRTEHNGTVTVLADRWQGKRLNSPNDAAVKSDGSIWFSDPDFGITSDYEGHRAQSEIGANNLYRIDPATGEVRLVADCFEAPNGLVFSNDERQLFVSDTRAGCIRVFDVRDDGTLSDGKVFAEAQGRKEARFDNLRFDDGGRLWAAAMNDGVHCYDPDGTLIGRLNVPEAVANISWGGAKRNRLFITAETSLYSLVMGVTGTHPTGPGHRPWLDAKSL